DNA sequence from the Lycium barbarum isolate Lr01 chromosome 5, ASM1917538v2, whole genome shotgun sequence genome:
CTGATAGCAGCAACTCAAACAAAAAACTAAACCTTtaacgagagagagagagagagagagagagagagaactacAGCTCTATTTAGCTGAACATAACCAATGGAAAGACCATTGCATGGACTGGTACATGACAGTGTAAATCAGTAAACTCGTCTTCAGCATTGGTAAAGGCAGCAAAGATGAGACTCACCGTTGACTATTTCAGCATATATTGCACAAATTTCCTTCTCTTAGTTGGCTAAAAGGGAGAGAAAAAGGACAAAAAGCAACTCTCCAAGTCTTAAATCACAACATGGTCAATttatatattttaatatattctAGTGTTCCTATGGTAaacttcttttatttttattttatgagaaAGGTAAAGTTTCTACGGTAAACTAACGTATGACGGAAGAACTGAGCATTCAACTAAAAACCTTAGGGCAATCGATTAAGTGAATCAAGACCTTTATTAACTCTCTCGGACACCATATAACTGGATCTGTGTGGATTTGGGGCTCAAGCGCGGACTTTAATGTTTATTTATGGGTGTGCGAATGAGCTCGGAAAAGATTGACTCTAATATGATGTGAAAGGTTGAGAGCATCCGACCCTCAAGACAATCGGCAGTGTTGCTCGAGATCTTCATAAGCCCCTTTGGATGTCTTTTAATACGTTGGTGGACATTATGTAACTCAATCAATATATATGTGCATGATTAAAACCATAAGAGAATAGAACTTACATTATCTTGATCAATGTCTTTAATTATTTCATCAAGATTGAGCTCGCTTAGACCAAATTCTTTGCAGGCTTGCTCAAGTTCCTCGATAGTTATGTATCCACTACCATCTTTGTCAAAGAAAGCGAAGGCTGATACTAGATTCTCTTCTCTTTCCAGTTTGTTTAAATGAACAGTAGCAGCAATAAACTCCCCATAGTCTATTGTTCCATTGTTGTCAATGTCTGCCTGTTAAATAAAACATGGTTGGATCTATGAGCGGAAAATTATACTGCACATAAACATGAGTGGGTGGATAAAAGACAAGGTGGACATATCTCTAAGACACAAAAACATGATGAGGAAACTTCTTACCGCATCCATAAGATCCTTGATCTCAGACTCCATTAGTTCAGAACCTACTCGCCTCAATCCCTCTTTTAGTTCCTCAAAAGTTATCGTTCCACTATTGTCTGTGTCTAACATTTTGAATAGCTCCTTGAGGCCACCAATTTCTTCTTCTGATAGCCGTTCGGCAATCACCTACGAGTAATAAGAGAATGAGTAAAACAAGAATCAAAGATATAACTCAATAAGACATTGAACATTGACTTAGATCGACAGTGACTGGACTTTTCAAAATAAATATCATTTAAATAGCAAAGAGAAGCACCACGATCTTAATTATAACTTCCATCCAGAAAGAAAAATCTTGAGGCCCGTTCAACAACAAtgtcagcaaaaaaaaaaaaaaaagattaaataaGTACAAAAACCAACTACACTAAGGAAAGGGACCACTATAGTGTTAATAGGTTTTTGATCTTGCAATTTGGTATCTATATTTTGGAAAGACAGAAAGTACAAAGTCAGAACTTGATAAAAACAATCCAAGAAACCAAGATAAACCTTAGAGATTTGTATGTCAGTACTGTGAGGTTTAGATAATCCCTACCATTACTAATTTGTCTTAAAAGACATTATTTAGTAATGGAATGAGATGAGCTCAACTAGAGTGGGATGTATATAAGTTCCTTTGGGGACATCCGATAAAATCAGAATGATACAGAGACTGGAATGTATATAAGATTCAAATAGAGAACCCGACTAGAGTATCATCATGGCATGGTAGTAGTTATTGTTCATTTACTTACATTTTTAGTAGTGAATTTGCTACAGGCAGTTGCTTTCTTTATGCAGTAGCACTAGCAATAATTCCATCCTTCAATGTTTTTATAATTGATCAAATGTAAAATGTGATTCTATTCGTCTTTTAATAATCCAGTTAAGTGATCATTCCACTATTTTGTGAAGTGTGAGGAATACCACTTCTCCACATTCACTGTATTCAAAATGCTATCCTAACTATTCTGCGAGAACTATAAAATAAAGCAAGATATCCATCCATGATCATCAGCCCTCAGAAAGCAAGTCAGCGCTTTTAAGGGACATTAGCATAGAAATTGTAGTCACTTTGGACTTGATATGGCAGCATGATACAGAATCTTATTCACAGAGTATTCACGGTCTAAAATCCGGTGATTCATCATCCAGCTTTTTAAAGCTACAACAGTTAAACAAAGGAGCTTGTTCATTCCAAACTTAACATTTAAGGAGGAAGCTTCAGTGTCTTTTTTCCTTCATGCTCTTAACTTTTAGATAAAGAAACGGGAACACTTTAAACTTTTGCATAACTATGTTACGCCACAGAAATACACTTGTTAATAGTTTCAAGAAATGCTATTTCAGAAATTTAGTATTTCAAGAAGCAGCAATGAGTTCTTGAGCTTTATCTTATGTTCACAGGGGCAAAAGTCCACTGGACGTCATAATTCAAATAGTTTCACTTTTTAGATGCCATTAAGTGCCTAGTTAAAACTTTTTCAACAGACCAGAGTAATAAGGCAGACAGCCTCAAGAAATCTATCCAAGCATCTTTAACTCACTTACTTCAGTTTTAGGGCTTTCCCTTTACACCTAATCTACAAAAATGAAACAAAATAAGGCAGCAACGTTTTATCAACTCTGTGCAATTTATATCATAGGTAAAAACCTATAAAATGCATGATCTTCTCTTCCAGCACTCCACATGAGAAGTGTCCAAAGTTTGACTTGGCTCTCAGGGGGGTCATAACTGTAGGTACCCTTGTTCTTATGAAGGATTTGTTATAACATTATGCAGAAATGACAATAAACATGGAGGTAAGAATCTTATTTCTACTCTTCTTTACTACTTTTCtgcatttttctttttcttttaaaactgCATCTAGATCCGATTTCAGTTTCTTTACTACTGAAGTTCTTGGAATCCTCCTGCAACCCCTCAATTAATCTCTCTGCCCTTCACACTAGAAAACTTTGTGCCAAAAGTTGTTCCAGGCATGGAGGGTTTTCACGATACAGACACATgtagcctgtttggatgggcttatgcctataagctgcaaacagcttataagctaaaaaaaaataagttggggtagtctaacttattttttttggcttataagctgttttcagcttataagctgctttagataagctaagtcaaatggacccaattatttttttgagcttattttaagcacaaaatgactttaagctggccagccaaacactcaaaaaagctgaaaacagcttataagcaacttataagccaatccaaacgggctctaagtagaTAACAAACTTTTCAAGATCTTACACGCAAAGCCATTTTCTTTAGTTTGTTCATTGCTGAGAATTGCTTGAGGCGTGAAAGAACTGCAGAGTCAAGAGGTTTATCAGGGGTCATTGAGTCATCCACGATCCACGGATGGCCTGAAAGTCACAGGAAACAAAAATGTAAACTCATTGTAAAAGCAATTTGTTTCAACATATAAGGAGGTAACAGCATTTTCCAGAGCTAAATAAGTCTCAGTTTTCACAACTCCAAGGACTTACACAAAACTTCATGGGCAGTTAACCTCCTCTTTGGATTTCTATCAAGAATTTTGCGTAACAAGTCCTTTGCACTATCTGAAATTCCAGGCCAGGGTTCAGATTCAAAATCTAGTTTGCCTCGCAGAATCTGACGAAAGATTCCCATATCAGTTTCTGGAATCAGGAAACAATAAGAATGATAAGCTAATATGAGCATGAAAGACGAACTTTATAACAGACTTTACTTCCTCTTGAACGCACATAGAGATATGAACCTGGCAATTACAATACCTGCCCAAAAAGGTGGAACACCACTAAGTAATATGTACAAGATAACTCCTGCACTCCATACATCTGATTCAGGTCCATAATGCTTGCATAAAACCTCTGGGGCAACGTAGTAAGGACTTCCAACAACATCCGAAAATGTTTCACCTGATAATAATAAAAACATCAAGGAACAGAACCGCTTACTATTAAAAGGTCAGTACTCCTAAGTTAAGTAGAACAAAAATCAGCAATTCTCAGTAGGGCAAATTCAATGACTAACAACATTTGAAAACATCATATCAGCAAGTGAAAGCAGAAGCTAAGTGTTAGAGACAGTGAAATAAAACAGAACCTCACCAGAAACATACAGCAGTAGGAACTAAAGAAGTAAAGTCAACAGAAACTTTTCATTCAGCAAGACCAAGTTGAATAGAACAATAGCATCCAAAAGGAAAATGACACGGGACAATTTGAAGAGATACTCATAACAAGACTAGAAGGACCAGTAAACAAATCGAAGTTACAAAAGTCATCACCAGATCGAAGATACGGCTATCATTTTCATGTTCAAGAACACTACCTCAAATGTCTGGCATCGACCAACTGGTAAGCTATATATCATTAAATCGGAACACTAGTAATAAAGCAATAAAAAAAGGACAATTTTAACAAACACTTTTGCTTCTGTAAAGTGCTTCTTAGAATTGCACATACACAAATCGTGTTATAATGTAATCAATAAATCTCAACATTTGCCCTGTTGACCCAAATGTTCAGGAGAAATGAGAAGTGGGAATTACCAATTTAAAATAACAGATTAAGACTTTACCCACTCCCAAATACCTATTCTTCTGTCATTGTATATCCATATAAATTCAAACCATGAACAAAGAAAAACTCTAGCTCGTTCTTAAAAAGATAGAAGCAATAAAATAAAACCTTATTAGTCAAATtagagccttggcgtaactggtaaagttgctgccatgtgactaggaggtcacgggttccagctgtggaaacagcctcttgcagaaatgaagggtaaggttgcgtacaatgagggagcttagtgcaccgggatGCCCCTTTTTTTATTTGTCAAATTAGAGAAGTGTCTCACTTATCAAAATAATTAGAGAAGTAGCTCTCAGATAGTAATCCCTGTGTAACTGTCCACATGAAAAGAAGTATTTCTCCATCATGAGCATTACCTCAAAGTAAAGAGAATCATAGTTTGTAAATCCAGCTGCAAACTTAAAAGGCATTATACTCAACATCTTCTCAGCAATTATCAATGATCAAGGTACCACTGATTTGATATCTAATTCGTTTGTGAAAATCATGAATTCCTATGCTTACAATCTAGTGAACCAACACTTAAAAGTAAAGACATGCTTTCCTCTCCCGGCCTAGAGAACATCGACAACAGCAAAATGTAAAAACACCCAAAGTATCCCTTGTTTGATAAAAGGGAAAGGAAAGCAAACCTGGCTTGTAGAAAACAGAAAGGCCAAAATCAGTGGCCTTGAGAGCAGCATCCTCTTCAGAACTGAGAAACAAGAAATTCTCTGGCTTGAGATCTCTATGCATGACTCCTAATGAGTGGCAAGCCTCGACCACCCCAACAATTGTTTTGATCAACTTAGCTGCTTCTTTTTCACTATACAGCCCCTTTTCAACAATCCTATCAAAGAGCTCCCCACCAGCACAAAGTTCCATAACTATATGCACATATAAAGCATCTTCATAAGTACCCTTTATTCTTACAACATTTGGGTGCTCAGACAAATGGTGCATTATCTGAATCTCTCTCCAAACATCCTCGTAATCTTCCTTACAGATCAGCTTCTTCTTTGGTATAGTCTTGCAAGCATAAAGATCGCCAGTGGATTTTTCAGTACAAAGATAGGTAGTTCCAAACTGACCTTGGCCCAACTTTTTGCCTATAGTGTAAACAGTGTCAAGGCTTTGGGTTTTGTAAGGAAGAACCCAAGAATGCTTAGGTGGGGTTGATAAAGATGATTTCTTTGGCTTGGGAGGGTCTTGTGAAGCTGAGGAGGAATCCATATCAATGGAGATGTGGTCCTCTGAATCTTGATTGAACAAACTACAAAGTTAATAGGAGTACTAATTAAATTATAGGGGAGGATTTTTCCTCTTTCAAGATTTTTTACCACTCTAGATTCGCTCTCTTACTGTGTGCTGACACTTCGGTCGGAAATATGAGTGGACATCTACGTTTACTCTcatttctcctttttcttttattttccatTGACTTTAATAAGTGAAATACCCCTCAATGGCTCAATCTAACAATTTTTCAACAAattaaattttcttttattttattgctTTGTCCCACactatttcttttttagtctgtcctAAAAAAAAATGGCACCTTTCATATTTAATTAATGAGATGATTtctaaccacacaaatatcttataacttattttggaccaaaaatttcaaaaattccTTTAAACTTTGTAACCCATCAGATACCTTGACATAAATtcggacggagggagtaatatatttttttaaaacaaaatagtCACTCAACTATTAATTTCAAAAAAGATATTAGTTTcaaaaaagtcactcaactacaGATAATTAGTGTTTTGACATGAAATGGGGAATATTTGGATGAAATTTTATAATAAGAGTCACGGGTTAATTTCATGGCTCATTATGACACATTATGGAGTAGTAATATATTTTGGTGTAGTAATTTGAATCCTTTGTTTATGAAATGGGACAAAACAAACAAGCAGTTTAGTTTCTTCTGGGAGATTTATCTACTCCCTTAGCATATTTTGACTGAAACTGCTCATGTATCAGTGTGCCAAATGCAGCTTTAGTTGCATCCACTAATGGGATAATTCAGAATATTTTGGGTTGCGAATCCTTGTCATCAACTTTTGTTGTTTTATACGACTCTGTTTGTTTGATCAAGTCGCAGTGGATAAAACATGTTTTTCTTGTGTATAATAATACTGTAGTATAATGCATAACCAGGGAAGTTGATAAGAATTATATCATCCAACACAACAGGAAGGCATATAACAGAGTTTTTCAAAATTATTGCATTAGAATGTAAAACGTTTTTCTTGGTCTAATAATAACACAAACTGCATGTGAAGTAATGTTATCACCATTCTTTCCCTTGTCAACCATCAAAACAGAGCTATTCCTGTAGTAATTACATCTCCAGTGACCAGTCCCGCAGCTTCTTTATTTGTCCGACACCTTAAAAAATGTGTATGATAGGATTATATTGTTGATGCCATCCATTTTGGGGTCAGTTTCAAACTCGGGATCAATGTAAAAAAACACCTACAGATGCAAATTGATTACAGTATCAATATTGGTAGGAAAAGAGGGATTGACGTAATAAAGAAAGTGGATGGGTTACTTACAGGCATGTCAATCTGCTCTCCTGGAAGCAATCGCTGTTCCTCAAAGCAAAAACACTGTATTTTATTGAAATACACTGCAGCCTGAAGACACAGATTTTGTTTCGCATTAGAAACTTCGATGCAACTGCCCAAAATGGATACATAATACTTCCGCACCTACTTATCGAAGTAAACAAGCATATGCCAACGTTTAGTGGAAGCAACtagattaaagaaaaaaaaattactttttaaatAGCTTCATTTTGTACACAACGAGTAGACGATTAAAATGAAAATACAGAAAAGACGGTGACTATGTTCCTCCAAGGCATGCAACCAACATCGAAAGGATTTCAATACCATATACTGACTTAAAAAAGTGATATCGTGAGACTAAAACCTAGACTTAGGAGTAAGGTAAAAGAAATGAACATGCCTTAAATGATctaggtctttttttttttttttttttttttgatgaagtaaggtGTTTCATAGATAGGCATCAAGTAGATGCAGAATTACAAGAGAAACAAAAGGGCTCACAGAGTGCACAAGCAATAGTTGTTAGCTTCTTTACAATACGCCATACAGTCAATCACCTGCTCCTTCACTGTGCAGTGGCAAGGGACCTATGGAATATGTTCTGCTGTATTTTTGGCTTACAATGGGCCATGCCACAAAATGTGAAAGAGGCTTAAGCAGGCTGGAATTCATGGAGTTGATAAGTCCATCAAGAAAGTTGGGTGATGATCCCTGGAGTTATTTTTTGGAGTTTATGGACTGAAAGGAACCGTAGATGTTTTGATGGGATTTCAACTCCAAACCGCTCTCTTGAAGCTAGTTGTCTATTTCTTCTGTTCAGTTGGGTTAATCTAACCCCTG
Encoded proteins:
- the LOC132639963 gene encoding calcium-dependent protein kinase SK5-like; the encoded protein is MDSSSASQDPPKPKKSSLSTPPKHSWVLPYKTQSLDTVYTIGKKLGQGQFGTTYLCTEKSTGDLYACKTIPKKKLICKEDYEDVWREIQIMHHLSEHPNVVRIKGTYEDALYVHIVMELCAGGELFDRIVEKGLYSEKEAAKLIKTIVGVVEACHSLGVMHRDLKPENFLFLSSEEDAALKATDFGLSVFYKPGETFSDVVGSPYYVAPEVLCKHYGPESDVWSAGVILYILLSGVPPFWAETDMGIFRQILRGKLDFESEPWPGISDSAKDLLRKILDRNPKRRLTAHEVLCHPWIVDDSMTPDKPLDSAVLSRLKQFSAMNKLKKMALRVIAERLSEEEIGGLKELFKMLDTDNSGTITFEELKEGLRRVGSELMESEIKDLMDAADIDNNGTIDYGEFIAATVHLNKLEREENLVSAFAFFDKDGSGYITIEELEQACKEFGLSELNLDEIIKDIDQDNDGQIDYGEFSAMMRKGTGGGVGRRTIRNALNLGEALGLVQRGENV